In one Methylobacterium sp. SyP6R genomic region, the following are encoded:
- a CDS encoding heavy metal translocating P-type ATPase: MTAPARRLTLPVEGMTCASCTGRVERVLKRVPGVQAVAVNLATGRATLDLTPDNDPAALAAAVEDAGYAVPEAVSELTVEGMTCASCTGRVERVLKAVPGVREASANLATGRVSVRHPAGLVPLDALEAAVREAGYEPRPVRAGTDAPAAPRGAETLTRDLILSALLSLPVVVLDMGGHVVGHGLLPEAWSAGIQAAFATLVLFGPGRRFFVRGLPGLVRGHPDMNALVALGAGAAYLFSLVATLVPHWLPAGAAHVYFEASVLIVTLILLGRSLEARARGRTGAAVARLVGLAPKTALALRDGAETEVPVADLAVGDHVRVRPGERLPADGRVIEGASRIDESMLTGEPVPVAKGPGDPVTGGTVNGTGALTVRVERVGADTALAQIVRMVEAAQGAKLPIQALADRVTAWFVPAVLALALLTALTWLALAPPPALGPALVHAVAVLIIACPCAMGLATPTSIMVGTGRAAERGILFRSGAGLQSLEEVRVVAFDKTGTLTEGRPTLTDLIPAPGFDADDVLALAAALETRSEHPIGRAIVAAAADQGLDLPPVSAFAAVPGHGITGRVGDRTVAIGAARHLAGPDLSGLAPQAERLAMGGRSPLYLALDGVPAALLAVSDPIKPGAAAAVRALIDQGLAVALVTGDDRRTAEGVARSLGIATVLAEVLPAGKRDAVRALREAHGPVAFVGDGINDAPALAEADAGLALGTGTDVAVESADVVLMAGDPATVAEALRLSRAVMRNIRQNLFWAFAYNVALIPVAAGVLRAVGGPSLSPVLAAGAMALSSVFVVGNALRLRRV; this comes from the coding sequence ATGACCGCACCCGCCCGTCGCCTCACCCTGCCCGTCGAGGGCATGACCTGCGCCTCCTGCACCGGGCGGGTCGAGCGGGTGCTGAAACGGGTGCCGGGCGTGCAGGCCGTGGCCGTCAACCTCGCCACCGGCCGCGCCACCCTCGATCTGACCCCGGACAACGACCCGGCGGCGCTCGCCGCGGCCGTGGAGGATGCCGGCTACGCGGTGCCCGAGGCGGTGAGCGAACTCACCGTGGAGGGCATGACCTGCGCGTCCTGCACCGGGCGGGTCGAGCGGGTGCTGAAAGCCGTGCCGGGTGTGCGCGAGGCGAGCGCCAACCTCGCTACCGGCCGGGTGAGCGTGCGCCACCCCGCCGGCCTCGTCCCCCTCGATGCCCTGGAAGCCGCCGTGCGGGAGGCCGGCTACGAGCCCCGCCCGGTGCGTGCGGGGACGGACGCTCCGGCGGCCCCGCGCGGGGCCGAGACGCTGACCCGCGACCTCATTCTCTCGGCTCTCCTGTCGCTCCCCGTCGTCGTGCTCGACATGGGGGGCCACGTCGTCGGTCACGGCCTCCTGCCGGAGGCCTGGAGCGCCGGCATCCAGGCCGCGTTCGCCACCCTGGTCCTGTTCGGGCCCGGCCGGCGCTTCTTTGTCCGCGGCCTGCCCGGCCTGGTGCGCGGCCACCCGGACATGAACGCCCTGGTGGCGCTTGGCGCCGGCGCCGCCTACCTGTTCTCCCTGGTCGCGACGCTGGTGCCGCACTGGCTCCCGGCCGGTGCGGCCCATGTCTATTTCGAGGCCTCGGTCCTCATCGTCACCCTGATCCTGCTCGGCCGCAGCCTGGAGGCGCGGGCCCGGGGCCGCACCGGCGCGGCGGTGGCGCGCCTCGTCGGCCTCGCGCCGAAGACCGCGCTCGCCTTGCGGGACGGCGCCGAGACCGAGGTGCCGGTGGCCGACCTCGCGGTCGGCGACCACGTCCGCGTCCGCCCCGGCGAGCGCCTGCCGGCGGATGGACGGGTGATCGAGGGCGCCTCCCGCATCGACGAGAGCATGCTCACCGGGGAGCCGGTGCCGGTGGCGAAGGGGCCGGGCGATCCCGTCACCGGTGGCACCGTCAACGGCACCGGCGCCCTGACCGTTCGGGTCGAGCGGGTCGGCGCCGACACGGCGCTGGCCCAGATCGTCCGCATGGTCGAGGCGGCGCAAGGAGCGAAGCTCCCGATCCAGGCGCTGGCCGACCGGGTCACCGCGTGGTTCGTGCCGGCGGTGCTGGCGCTCGCCCTCCTGACGGCCCTCACCTGGCTCGCCCTCGCGCCGCCGCCCGCCCTCGGCCCCGCCCTGGTCCATGCCGTCGCGGTGCTGATCATCGCCTGCCCCTGCGCCATGGGGCTCGCCACCCCGACCTCGATCATGGTCGGCACCGGCCGGGCGGCGGAACGCGGCATCCTGTTTCGCAGCGGCGCCGGCCTGCAGTCCCTGGAGGAGGTGCGCGTCGTCGCCTTCGACAAGACCGGCACCCTGACGGAGGGCCGCCCGACCCTCACCGACCTGATCCCGGCCCCCGGCTTCGACGCCGACGACGTGCTGGCCCTGGCCGCCGCCCTCGAAACCCGCTCCGAGCACCCGATCGGCCGCGCCATCGTGGCGGCGGCCGCCGACCAGGGCCTGGACCTGCCGCCGGTGAGCGCGTTCGCGGCGGTGCCGGGCCACGGCATCACCGGCCGCGTCGGGGACCGCACGGTCGCCATCGGCGCCGCCCGTCACCTCGCGGGCCCCGATCTCTCGGGACTCGCGCCCCAGGCCGAGCGCCTGGCGATGGGGGGGCGCTCCCCGCTCTACCTCGCCCTCGACGGCGTTCCGGCGGCCTTGCTGGCGGTGTCCGATCCGATCAAGCCCGGCGCCGCCGCTGCCGTGCGGGCGCTCATCGACCAGGGCCTCGCCGTCGCCCTCGTCACCGGCGACGACCGCCGTACCGCCGAGGGCGTCGCACGCAGCCTCGGCATCGCCACGGTGCTCGCCGAGGTGCTGCCTGCCGGCAAACGCGACGCCGTCCGGGCTTTGCGCGAGGCGCACGGTCCGGTCGCCTTCGTGGGCGACGGCATCAACGACGCCCCGGCGCTCGCCGAGGCCGATGCGGGCCTGGCGCTGGGCACCGGCACCGATGTGGCGGTGGAGAGCGCCGACGTGGTGCTGATGGCCGGCGATCCCGCCACCGTTGCCGAGGCGCTGCGTCTGTCGCGGGCGGTGATGCGCAACATCCGCCAGAACCTGTTCTGGGCCTTCGCCTACAACGTGGCGCTGATCCCGGTGGCGGCGGGCGTGTTGCGGGCGGTCGGCGGGCCGTCCCTGTCGCCGGTGCTGGCGGCGGGCGCCATGGCCCTGTCGAGCGTGTTCGTGGTGGGGAACGCGCTGCGGTTGCGACGGGTCTGA
- a CDS encoding DUF1007 family protein codes for MIGRVLAVSAMVCGGAGAALAHPHVWVQARAELVLDQKRNLVAIRESWTFDPEYSAFSVLNLDSKRDGVPDPAKLDELAVERLGAMAETAFFTQGKLNGRPLALKAGPSPKASFAQGRLTLDFTLVPQGPAGPVRNLVVSFDDPDFYVAFGLPPGEPVKLSGSAECVLKLNRPSRQAQEGEQLIPDDEATGTPGAAAAAAVDYIGRLLVACP; via the coding sequence ATGATCGGGCGGGTTCTGGCGGTATCGGCGATGGTCTGCGGCGGGGCGGGGGCGGCTCTGGCGCACCCCCATGTCTGGGTGCAGGCGCGGGCAGAGCTGGTGCTCGACCAGAAGCGCAACCTGGTGGCGATCCGCGAATCCTGGACCTTCGACCCGGAATATTCCGCCTTCTCGGTGCTGAACCTCGATTCGAAGCGCGACGGCGTGCCGGACCCGGCGAAGCTCGACGAACTCGCCGTCGAGCGCCTGGGGGCGATGGCCGAGACGGCCTTCTTCACGCAAGGAAAGCTCAACGGGCGCCCGCTCGCCCTGAAGGCCGGCCCCTCCCCGAAGGCGAGCTTCGCGCAAGGGCGCCTCACCCTCGACTTCACCCTGGTGCCGCAAGGCCCCGCCGGCCCGGTGCGCAATCTGGTGGTGAGCTTCGACGATCCGGATTTCTACGTCGCCTTCGGGCTGCCGCCGGGCGAGCCGGTCAAGCTGTCGGGCAGCGCGGAATGCGTGCTGAAGCTCAACCGTCCGAGCCGGCAGGCGCAGGAGGGCGAGCAGCTGATCCCCGACGACGAGGCCACCGGCACGCCGGGCGCCGCCGCCGCGGCGGCCGTGGACTATATCGGGCGGCTGCTCGTCGCCTGCCCCTGA
- a CDS encoding ATP-binding protein, producing MMPPRATPSPDSGDPPEDGPPDAASPPVFPSAAGALPAARRAAWRGALGAVLTFLAGHAWLHGFDLGTGLLGLLALLVGGLVAAPRRGEPVPRFDAQGSRGRHGLAEALLANIPDPVILIDRRSLVIESNAAARALLPSLRPRHPLSFALRDPDVLDGIEIVLRTGEPLKTLYSPRVPTERTFEVQIGAMQGGEAGRAGPNVVLFLRDLTSAQRLETMRVDFVANASHELRTPLASLLGFIETLQGPARDDAKARERFLGIMRVQALRMTRLIDDLLSLSRIELRVHVPPTQGVDVVPLARQIADALGPIAGERGVAITLDAAPGPHRVLGDRDEILRVIENLVENAVKYGGDGGRVAVSLDTLPAEENRPPQVEIAVRDEGPGIAPEHLPRLTERFYRVDAASSRQQGGTGLGLAIVKHILNRHRGRLVIESTPGEGATFRALIPALGDAKNSGDAKKEGGPKKALDQGQATSSRPI from the coding sequence ATGATGCCGCCGAGAGCGACGCCAAGCCCTGATTCCGGCGATCCGCCGGAGGACGGGCCTCCCGACGCCGCTTCGCCGCCGGTCTTCCCCAGCGCCGCGGGCGCCCTCCCGGCCGCCCGCCGGGCGGCGTGGCGGGGCGCGCTCGGGGCCGTGCTGACGTTCCTGGCCGGGCATGCCTGGCTGCACGGGTTCGATCTCGGCACCGGGCTCCTGGGACTCCTCGCCCTCCTGGTCGGCGGTCTCGTCGCCGCGCCGCGCCGGGGCGAGCCGGTACCGCGCTTCGATGCGCAAGGAAGCCGGGGCCGCCACGGCCTCGCCGAGGCGTTGCTCGCCAACATTCCCGATCCGGTCATCCTGATCGACCGCCGCTCCCTGGTGATCGAATCGAACGCCGCCGCCCGCGCGCTCCTGCCGTCCTTGCGCCCGCGCCACCCCCTCTCCTTCGCGCTGCGCGACCCCGACGTGCTCGACGGGATCGAGATCGTCCTACGCACCGGCGAGCCGCTGAAGACGCTCTATTCGCCGCGGGTGCCGACCGAGCGCACCTTCGAGGTGCAGATCGGCGCGATGCAGGGCGGCGAGGCCGGGCGGGCCGGGCCGAACGTCGTGCTGTTCCTGCGCGACCTCACCTCGGCCCAGCGCCTCGAGACGATGCGGGTCGATTTCGTCGCCAATGCCAGCCACGAGCTGCGCACGCCCCTCGCTTCGCTGCTCGGCTTCATCGAGACCCTGCAGGGCCCGGCCCGGGACGACGCCAAGGCGCGGGAGCGCTTCCTCGGCATCATGCGGGTGCAGGCCCTGCGCATGACGCGGCTGATCGACGACCTCCTGTCGCTCTCGCGCATCGAGTTGCGCGTCCACGTGCCGCCGACGCAAGGGGTCGACGTCGTGCCGCTCGCCCGCCAGATCGCCGATGCGCTGGGGCCGATCGCCGGCGAGCGCGGCGTCGCCATCACGCTCGACGCCGCGCCCGGGCCGCACCGCGTGCTGGGCGACCGGGACGAGATCCTGCGGGTGATCGAGAACCTGGTCGAGAACGCCGTGAAATATGGTGGTGACGGCGGCCGGGTCGCGGTCTCCCTCGACACCCTGCCGGCGGAGGAGAACCGGCCGCCGCAGGTCGAGATCGCGGTGCGCGACGAGGGCCCGGGCATCGCTCCCGAGCACCTGCCGCGCCTGACCGAACGGTTCTACCGGGTCGATGCCGCCTCCAGCCGCCAGCAGGGCGGAACGGGCCTCGGCCTCGCCATCGTCAAGCACATCCTCAACCGCCATCGCGGCCGGCTGGTGATCGAGAGCACCCCGGGGGAGGGGGCGACGTTCCGGGCCCTGATCCCGGCCTTGGGCGACGCAAAGAACTCGGGCGACGCAAAGAAGGAGGGCGGCCCGAAGAAGGCCCTGGATCAGGGGCAGGCGACGAGCAGCCGCCCGATATAG
- a CDS encoding lysylphosphatidylglycerol synthase domain-containing protein, which yields MNFASQDKNLAQARPLRDAGAGDDLPRDEDPAGQDPGKDPQVAGGQHARHRRRYAWIGTLASVVLFVISLGVLGKLVSTVTWADLRTAFLAATPNQVGLAIGLVVVSYLFLTCYDALALRQLKLKVPYRTTALASFTSYAVSFNLGFPLLTAGTVRYWIYSGQGLSPGRIAALTIVAGFTFWLGMGAVLGISLIREAEPLSHLTYTSVLLNQVLGVATLAAVLAYLAWVTVKRRSVKVRGWRLELPGLKLSLSQMLVGAGDVCAAAGVLYVLLPAGHGVSFEAFVAIYVLAAMLGIASHAPGGLGVFEATVLLALSGLPRESVLGALLLFRVCYYLIPFVVALAALGAYEIAKRARLTPREAPDDDAAESDAKP from the coding sequence ATGAATTTCGCCAGCCAGGACAAGAACCTCGCGCAGGCCAGACCCCTGCGCGACGCGGGTGCGGGGGATGACCTCCCGCGCGACGAGGATCCGGCCGGGCAGGATCCGGGAAAGGATCCGCAGGTTGCGGGCGGGCAACATGCCCGCCACCGGCGCCGCTATGCCTGGATCGGTACGCTCGCCAGCGTCGTGCTGTTCGTCATCTCGCTGGGGGTGCTGGGCAAGCTCGTCTCCACCGTGACCTGGGCCGACCTGCGCACCGCCTTCCTGGCGGCGACGCCGAACCAGGTCGGGCTGGCCATCGGCCTCGTGGTGGTGAGCTACCTCTTCCTCACCTGCTACGACGCCCTGGCGCTCAGACAGCTCAAGCTGAAGGTGCCCTACCGCACCACCGCGCTCGCCTCCTTCACCAGCTACGCGGTCAGCTTCAATCTCGGCTTCCCGCTGCTCACTGCCGGCACGGTGCGCTACTGGATCTATTCGGGGCAGGGCTTGAGCCCCGGGCGCATCGCCGCGCTCACCATCGTTGCCGGCTTCACCTTCTGGCTCGGCATGGGGGCGGTGCTCGGAATCAGCTTGATCCGCGAGGCCGAGCCGCTCTCGCACCTCACCTATACCAGCGTCCTCCTCAACCAGGTGCTCGGAGTCGCGACGCTGGCCGCCGTGCTGGCCTATCTCGCCTGGGTCACCGTCAAGCGCCGCAGCGTCAAGGTGCGGGGCTGGCGCCTGGAACTGCCGGGTCTCAAGCTCTCCTTGAGCCAGATGCTGGTCGGCGCCGGCGACGTCTGCGCGGCGGCCGGCGTGCTCTACGTGCTGCTGCCGGCCGGCCACGGCGTCAGCTTCGAGGCCTTCGTGGCGATCTACGTGCTCGCCGCGATGCTCGGCATCGCCAGCCATGCGCCGGGCGGGCTCGGGGTGTTCGAGGCCACGGTGCTGCTGGCGCTCTCCGGGCTGCCGCGGGAATCGGTCCTCGGCGCGCTGCTGCTGTTCCGGGTCTGCTACTACCTGATCCCGTTCGTGGTGGCGCTCGCTGCGCTCGGCGCCTATGAGATCGCCAAGCGGGCGCGCCTCACCCCGCGGGAGGCGCCCGACGATGATGCCGCCGAGAGCGACGCCAAGCCCTGA
- a CDS encoding uracil-DNA glycosylase encodes MNPAAPKSLADPGAVAARHALAEVSLHLAPLRRLAERIRAEQDRPVPEADPLDGGVSARLLLLLETPGPATGRTAFVSRDNPTGTAANLFRFLDGAGIARTDTLIWNAVPWVIHAPGARNRAPRTGEIRAARAYLEPLVDLMPDLAVVVLSGRVAQALAPVLGAARPGLPVVAIPHPSPTYVCTSPAVPARIAAGLGEAARQLGLPG; translated from the coding sequence GTGAACCCGGCGGCCCCGAAAAGCCTGGCCGATCCCGGCGCCGTCGCGGCGCGCCACGCCCTCGCGGAGGTCAGCCTCCACCTCGCGCCCTTGCGCCGCCTCGCCGAGCGCATCCGGGCCGAGCAGGATAGGCCGGTGCCCGAGGCCGATCCCCTCGACGGCGGCGTCTCGGCCCGCCTGCTCCTCCTCCTCGAGACCCCCGGCCCGGCCACCGGCCGCACCGCCTTCGTCTCCCGCGACAACCCGACCGGCACCGCCGCCAATCTCTTTCGCTTCCTCGATGGAGCCGGCATCGCCCGGACCGACACCCTGATCTGGAACGCCGTGCCCTGGGTGATCCACGCCCCCGGTGCCCGCAACCGGGCGCCGCGCACGGGCGAGATCCGGGCGGCCCGGGCCTACCTGGAGCCGCTCGTCGACCTGATGCCGGACCTCGCCGTCGTCGTCCTGTCCGGCAGGGTCGCGCAGGCCCTGGCGCCCGTCCTCGGCGCGGCGCGGCCGGGCCTTCCGGTCGTGGCGATCCCGCATCCGAGCCCGACCTATGTCTGCACCAGCCCGGCGGTGCCGGCCCGCATCGCCGCCGGCCTCGGCGAGGCCGCCCGGCAGCTCGGTCTCCCCGGCTGA
- a CDS encoding PIG-L deacetylase family protein, with product MPTALALSPHLDDAAFSCGGTLAQLASGGWRVVMVTLLTASVPDPAGFALACQLDKGLGPEVDYMALRRDEDRAAAALLGLTPPVHVALTEAPHRGYASAPALFADTRPDDPLADDLGPVLARLMEEAVPDLLLAPQGVGGHVDHVQLVRALTALAPACPILWWRDFPYTVRHPDPKEPFRETFGALSPVTVRLSPQEEAAKHAACAAYASQIGFQFGGPAGLAERLSAEDAREHFRLAGPMPDGLTLA from the coding sequence ATGCCCACAGCCCTCGCCCTCTCGCCCCATCTCGACGATGCCGCCTTCTCCTGCGGCGGCACCCTGGCGCAGCTCGCGAGCGGGGGGTGGCGGGTGGTGATGGTGACGCTGCTCACCGCCAGCGTGCCCGACCCGGCCGGCTTCGCGCTGGCCTGCCAGCTCGACAAGGGGCTCGGGCCCGAGGTCGACTACATGGCGTTGCGCCGCGACGAGGATCGGGCGGCGGCGGCGTTGCTCGGGCTGACCCCGCCGGTCCACGTCGCCCTGACCGAGGCGCCGCATCGCGGCTACGCCTCGGCGCCCGCGCTCTTCGCCGATACGCGGCCCGACGACCCGCTCGCCGACGATCTCGGCCCCGTCCTCGCCCGCCTGATGGAGGAGGCGGTGCCCGACCTGCTGCTGGCGCCTCAAGGCGTCGGCGGTCATGTCGATCACGTGCAGCTGGTCCGCGCGCTGACCGCGCTCGCCCCCGCCTGCCCGATCCTGTGGTGGCGCGACTTTCCCTATACGGTGCGCCACCCCGATCCGAAGGAGCCGTTCCGCGAAACCTTCGGGGCGTTGAGCCCCGTCACCGTGCGCCTGTCCCCGCAGGAGGAGGCGGCCAAGCACGCGGCCTGCGCGGCCTATGCGAGCCAGATCGGGTTCCAGTTCGGCGGCCCCGCCGGCCTCGCCGAGCGTCTGAGCGCCGAGGACGCGCGCGAGCATTTCCGCCTCGCCGGCCCGATGCCGGACGGGCTGACGCTGGCGTGA